The Mercurialis annua linkage group LG2, ddMerAnnu1.2, whole genome shotgun sequence genome contains a region encoding:
- the LOC126668637 gene encoding uncharacterized protein LOC126668637 → TIAADSKVPSGITLLDDIFSLSSLKRLYLNNFSRLQGLPKLPQSLRILGVENCISLKTLESSSYISSIEFSGDYWFNFNYCNCLNLDKIARRSILADAQFYFKEMANAINNTLSSPLEMNSISKMLLLKNTLTSDLPCVLLLPLNQITCSFGMIQRFLIG, encoded by the coding sequence ACAATTGCAGCAGACTCCAAGGTTCCGAGTGGCATTACATTATTAGATGACATTTTCTCTTTATCATCATTGAAAAGATTGTATCTAAACAACTTCAGCAGACTCCAAGGTTTGCCTAAGCTTCCACAGAGTCTAAGAATTCTTGGAGTAGAAAATTGTATTTCTCTGAAAACCTTAGAATCATCTTCATATATCTCATCCATAGAATTCTCTGGTGATTACTGGTTCAATTTCAATTACTGTAATTGCCTGAATTTGGACAAGATCGCACGTCGCAGCATTCTAGCAGATGCGCAGTTCTATTTCAAAGAAATGGCCAATGCTATTAACAACACTCTAAGCTCTCCATTAGAGATGAATTCCATTTCAAAAATGCTACTGCTGAAAAACACTCTCACTTCAGATCTCCCATGCGTTCTTTTGCTGCCTCTCAATCAGATCACGTGTTCATTTGGTATGATCCAACGTTTTCTAATTGGCTAA
- the LOC126669152 gene encoding disease resistance-like protein DSC1 isoform X3: MGKWRNALEEATTLSGWDSKNHRPDSELIEAVVKQILKKIYPTSYSISAELVGIDTQIEQILSLFPNGSDDKPCFAGLWGMGGIGKTTIAEALVSLTSNQFGGCCFLGNVREDSSKFGLNQLKHILLTELLGDGNLNIRMLHVLPTSVLERLKRIKVMIVLDDVNESAQLSSLIGDLKSWLSPGSRVIVTSRDKQVLQFCHKTYKVRQLQYSYALELFSIYAFKQNNHSKDYAELAKQMVKYAQGIPLALKLLGSHLREKSPQQWELVLDKLRHSSNSEIQNFLEISYSELEQETKDIFLDIACFFKGQSITNVKDILEKGSGFRNFDWGVMRLTDKCLLTVGQYGVLDMHDLIQEMGREIAEREGSRLRNSKATCQMLTNNTGNEAVQGIYLDLSETRKVCLHPKAFSRMTNLRLLKFYRENRDTQKFLESGLLKFDQSKYLHSLPDTLSLLHWENYPYKSLPSKFSMENLVELNITGCSITELWDGDQCPQNLKRLYLLGCGQLMKLPNLSSAEKLENISIYYCESLIEIDSSIKFLCNLTDLSLCLCTKLKTLPEIPKGIEWFRLTFCEVEEFPPSTRILDVSGGLDLRGCRNFHKLPEFAGTVSLLNISQTEIEELPSSIISPSSSLIVLRMVQCENIMILPDSICELKHLEELDVSGCKNICKLPPLNGLSSLRKLCLDGTALVEIPNDIVSLSSLRELTLNSCHRLQSLPKLPQQLIQLQVQNCTLLESTELSWYIPPIKLSEYVKYLEMIYGKLITFKFYYGNCVNLDENSRSSILSEAQFSLLQVAITFNYTEEKIWDSYQFCILGSEIPEWYRYESQGSSMAIELPPDSFNVFFLGFAFSAVLDQFNLDGSLTFEVQCCFKNVNGVKQDLFSSCMRSTAGGVYFEPDHVFLWFDASLDSGLSNWLIETGNNVMNEASFEFRAFNEWEKNKKNLMVKKCGVHLIYSPDYQPTC, translated from the exons ATGGGTAAGTGGAGAAATGCTTTGGAGGAGGCCACCACTTTATCTGGTTGGGATTCCAAGAATCACcg GCCTGATTCTGAATTAATTGAGGCAGTTGTCAAGCAAATCCTGAAGAAAATCTATCCTACCTCCTACAGCATTTCTGCTGAGTTGGTGGGGATTGACACACAAATTGAGCAAATTTTGTCATTATTCCCTAATGGCTCAGATGATAAACCTTGTTTCGCCGGGCTTTGGGGAATGGGTGGTATAGGGAAAACCACCATTGCTGAAGCTCTTGTTAGTCTAACTTCTAACCAATTTGGTGGTTGCTGCTTCCTTGGCAATGTCAGGGAAGATTCATCAAAGTTTGGTTTGAATCAGCtaaaacatattttattaaCGGAGCTTCTAGGAGATGGGAATTTGAATATAAGAATGCTTCATGTACTTCCCACTTCTGTCTTAGAGAGGCTGAAAAGAATTAAAGTAATGATCGTTTTAGATGATGTTAATGAATCAGCCCAATTAAGTAGTTTAATTGGGGATCTTAAGAGCTGGCTTAGTCCAGGTAGTAGAGTCATTGTAACTAGCAGAGACAAACAAGTGCTTCAGTTTTGTCACAAAACTTACAAGGTTAGGCAGCTCCAGTATAGTTATGCTCTTGAGCTATTCAGCATCTATGCCTTTAAGCAGAACAATCATTCGAAGGATTATGCTGAATTGGCAAAACAAATGGTGAAGTATGCTCAAGGTATTCCATTAGCGCTTAAATTGTTGGGTTCTCATCTACGTGAAAAGTCCCCACAACAATGGGAACTTGTATTGGATAAATTGAGACATTCTTCCAATTCTGAAATTCAGAATTTTTTAGAAATAAGCTACAGTGAATTGGAACAAGAGACAAAAGATATATTTCTTGATATTGCATGCTTCTTTAAAGGACAGAGCATAACTAATGTCAAAGACATACTGGAGAAAGGTAGTGGGTTTAGAAATTTTGATTGGGGAGTAATGCGCCTAACCGATAAGTGTCTCTTGACTGTTGGACAGTATGGCGTATTAGATATGCATGATCTTATACAAGAAATGGGTAGAGAAATTGCTGAACGAGAAGGCAGCAGATTGAGAAATTCCAAGGCCACATGCCAGATGTTAACAAATAATACG GGGAATGAAGCAGTTCAAGGCATATATTTGGACTTATCTGAAACAAGAAAGGTTTGTTTGCACCCTAAAGCCTTCTCACGGATGACTAATTTAAGATTGCTGAAATTTTACAGGGAGAATCGGGATACACAAAAATTTCTTGAATCAGGATTGCTTAAATTTGATCAATCAAAATATCTTCATTCTCTTCCTGACACGCTAAGTTTGCTACATTGGGAAAACTATCCTTACAAGTCTTTGCCATCAAAATTTTCTATGGAAAACCTTGTTGAGCTTAATATAACAGGGTGCAGTATCACCGAACTTTGGGATGGAGACCAG TGTCCTCAAAATTTGAAAAGGTTATATCTTCTGGGATGCGGACAGCTAATGAAACTCCCAAATCTCTCTTCGGCTGAAAAACTGGAAAATATATCCATTTATTACTGTGAAAGTTTGATTGAGATTGACTCCTCTATAAAGTTCCTTTGCAACCTCACTGATCTCAGTCTATGTCTCTGCACGAAGCTGAAGACTCTTCCAGAGATTCCGAAAGGCATAGAATGGTTCCGTCTAACTTTTTGTGAGGTGGAAGAGTTTCCCCCATCTACTCGAATTCTGGATGTTAGTGGAGGCCTCGATCTCAGGGGCTGTAGGAATTTTCACAAGTTGCCAGAGTTCGCAGGAACTGTTTCACTTTTAAATATCAGTCAGACTGAAATAGAAGAATTGCCCTCATCAATCATATCTCCATCATCATCACTTATTGTGTTGAGAATGGTGCAATGTGAAAATATCATGATTCTCCCAGACAGCATTTGTGAGCTGAAGCACCTTGAGGAGCTTGATGTCAGTGGCTgcaaaaatatttgtaaattgccTCCGTTGAATGGTTTGAGCTCCTTAAGAAAGCTATGTCTAGATGGAACTGCGCTTGTAGAAATCCCCAATGACATTGTCTCTTTATCATCACTTAGAGAATTGACTTTAAACAGCTGCCATAGACTCCAAAGTTTGCCTAAGCTTCCACAGCAATTAATCCAGCTCCAAGTTCAGAACTGTACATTATTGGAATCTACGGAATTATCTTGGTACATTCCGCCAATAAAACTGTCTGAATATGTTAAATACTTAGAAATGATTTATGGAAAGCTTAttactttcaaattttattacGGTAATTGCGTAAATTTGGATGAGAATTCACGTTCAAGCATTCTATCAGAGGCTCAATTCAGTTTATTACAAGTAGCCATTACTTTTAACTATACA GAAGAGAAGATTTGGGATTCTTATCAATTTTGTATACTTGGAAGTGAAATTCCAGAGTGGTATAGATATGAAAGCCAAGGATCTTCAATGGCCATTGAATTACCGCCTGATTCCTTTAACGTTTTCTTCCTTGGTTTTGCTTTTTCTGCAGTTCTTGATCAATTTAATCTTGATGGATCCCTCACCTTTGAAGTGCAGTGCTGCTTCAAAAATGTGAATGGGGTAAAACAGGATTTGTTTAGCAGTTGTATGCGTTCAACAGCAGGTGGTGTTTATTTTGAACCAGATCACGTGTTCCTCTGGTTTGATGCTAGTCTTGATTCTGGTCTAAGCAATTGGCTCATAGAAACTGGCAACAATGTCATGAACGAGGCGTCATTTGAGTTTCGTGCATTTAATGAATGGGAGAAGAACAAGAAAAACTTAATGGTGAAAAAGTGCGGGGTGCACCTGATTTATTCGCCAGATTATCAGCCCACATGCTAA
- the LOC126669152 gene encoding disease resistance-like protein DSC1 isoform X2: protein MASAKTSYDVFLSFRGADTRGNFTSHLHQKLLDKNIQTFIDDRLDRGEKIESSLINVIEESRISVVVFSKGYASSPWCLDELVKIIECREKMNRIVLPIFYHVDPSDVEQQTGSFGDGFRKLEAENKKDMGKWRNALEEATTLSGWDSKNHRPDSELIEAVVKQILKKIYPTSYSISAELVGIDTQIEQILSLFPNGSDDKPCFAGLWGMGGIGKTTIAEALVSLTSNQFGGCCFLGNVREDSSKFGLNQLKHILLTELLGDGNLNIRMLHVLPTSVLERLKRIKVMIVLDDVNESAQLSSLIGDLKSWLSPGSRVIVTSRDKQVLQFCHKTYKVRQLQYSYALELFSIYAFKQNNHSKDYAELAKQMVKYAQGIPLALKLLGSHLREKSPQQWELVLDKLRHSSNSEIQNFLEISYSELEQETKDIFLDIACFFKGQSITNVKDILEKGSGFRNFDWGVMRLTDKCLLTVGQYGVLDMHDLIQEMGREIAEREGSRLRNSKATCQMLTNNTGNEAVQGIYLDLSETRKVCLHPKAFSRMTNLRLLKFYRENRDTQKFLESGLLKFDQSKYLHSLPDTLSLLHWENYPYKSLPSKFSMENLVELNITGCSITELWDGDQLKTLPEIPKGIEWFRLTFCEVEEFPPSTRILDVSGGLDLRGCRNFHKLPEFAGTVSLLNISQTEIEELPSSIISPSSSLIVLRMVQCENIMILPDSICELKHLEELDVSGCKNICKLPPLNGLSSLRKLCLDGTALVEIPNDIVSLSSLRELTLNSCHRLQSLPKLPQQLIQLQVQNCTLLESTELSWYIPPIKLSEYVKYLEMIYGKLITFKFYYGNCVNLDENSRSSILSEAQFSLLQVAITFNYTEEKIWDSYQFCILGSEIPEWYRYESQGSSMAIELPPDSFNVFFLGFAFSAVLDQFNLDGSLTFEVQCCFKNVNGVKQDLFSSCMRSTAGGVYFEPDHVFLWFDASLDSGLSNWLIETGNNVMNEASFEFRAFNEWEKNKKNLMVKKCGVHLIYSPDYQPTC from the exons ATGGCATCTGCTAAAACAAGTTATGATGTTTTTCTTAGTTTTAGAGGAGCTGATACTCGTGGCAATTTCACCAGCCATCTTCATCAGAAACTGCTTGATAAAAATATCCAAACTTTCATTGACGATAGGCTTGATAGAGGCGAAAAGATTGAATCATCCCTCATCAATGTCATCGAAGAGTCTCGAATTTCAGTCGTCGTTTTCTCAAAGGGGTACGCGTCTTCTCCGTGGTGTTTGGATGAGCTGGTCAAGATTATTGAGTGTAGAGAGAAAATGAATAGGATAGTTTTGCCAATTTTCTATCATGTTGATCCGTCTGATGTTGAACAGCAAACTGGGAGTTTCGGTGATGGTTTTAGGAAGCTTGAGGCAGAGAACAAGAAGGACATGGGTAAGTGGAGAAATGCTTTGGAGGAGGCCACCACTTTATCTGGTTGGGATTCCAAGAATCACcg GCCTGATTCTGAATTAATTGAGGCAGTTGTCAAGCAAATCCTGAAGAAAATCTATCCTACCTCCTACAGCATTTCTGCTGAGTTGGTGGGGATTGACACACAAATTGAGCAAATTTTGTCATTATTCCCTAATGGCTCAGATGATAAACCTTGTTTCGCCGGGCTTTGGGGAATGGGTGGTATAGGGAAAACCACCATTGCTGAAGCTCTTGTTAGTCTAACTTCTAACCAATTTGGTGGTTGCTGCTTCCTTGGCAATGTCAGGGAAGATTCATCAAAGTTTGGTTTGAATCAGCtaaaacatattttattaaCGGAGCTTCTAGGAGATGGGAATTTGAATATAAGAATGCTTCATGTACTTCCCACTTCTGTCTTAGAGAGGCTGAAAAGAATTAAAGTAATGATCGTTTTAGATGATGTTAATGAATCAGCCCAATTAAGTAGTTTAATTGGGGATCTTAAGAGCTGGCTTAGTCCAGGTAGTAGAGTCATTGTAACTAGCAGAGACAAACAAGTGCTTCAGTTTTGTCACAAAACTTACAAGGTTAGGCAGCTCCAGTATAGTTATGCTCTTGAGCTATTCAGCATCTATGCCTTTAAGCAGAACAATCATTCGAAGGATTATGCTGAATTGGCAAAACAAATGGTGAAGTATGCTCAAGGTATTCCATTAGCGCTTAAATTGTTGGGTTCTCATCTACGTGAAAAGTCCCCACAACAATGGGAACTTGTATTGGATAAATTGAGACATTCTTCCAATTCTGAAATTCAGAATTTTTTAGAAATAAGCTACAGTGAATTGGAACAAGAGACAAAAGATATATTTCTTGATATTGCATGCTTCTTTAAAGGACAGAGCATAACTAATGTCAAAGACATACTGGAGAAAGGTAGTGGGTTTAGAAATTTTGATTGGGGAGTAATGCGCCTAACCGATAAGTGTCTCTTGACTGTTGGACAGTATGGCGTATTAGATATGCATGATCTTATACAAGAAATGGGTAGAGAAATTGCTGAACGAGAAGGCAGCAGATTGAGAAATTCCAAGGCCACATGCCAGATGTTAACAAATAATACG GGGAATGAAGCAGTTCAAGGCATATATTTGGACTTATCTGAAACAAGAAAGGTTTGTTTGCACCCTAAAGCCTTCTCACGGATGACTAATTTAAGATTGCTGAAATTTTACAGGGAGAATCGGGATACACAAAAATTTCTTGAATCAGGATTGCTTAAATTTGATCAATCAAAATATCTTCATTCTCTTCCTGACACGCTAAGTTTGCTACATTGGGAAAACTATCCTTACAAGTCTTTGCCATCAAAATTTTCTATGGAAAACCTTGTTGAGCTTAATATAACAGGGTGCAGTATCACCGAACTTTGGGATGGAGACCAG CTGAAGACTCTTCCAGAGATTCCGAAAGGCATAGAATGGTTCCGTCTAACTTTTTGTGAGGTGGAAGAGTTTCCCCCATCTACTCGAATTCTGGATGTTAGTGGAGGCCTCGATCTCAGGGGCTGTAGGAATTTTCACAAGTTGCCAGAGTTCGCAGGAACTGTTTCACTTTTAAATATCAGTCAGACTGAAATAGAAGAATTGCCCTCATCAATCATATCTCCATCATCATCACTTATTGTGTTGAGAATGGTGCAATGTGAAAATATCATGATTCTCCCAGACAGCATTTGTGAGCTGAAGCACCTTGAGGAGCTTGATGTCAGTGGCTgcaaaaatatttgtaaattgccTCCGTTGAATGGTTTGAGCTCCTTAAGAAAGCTATGTCTAGATGGAACTGCGCTTGTAGAAATCCCCAATGACATTGTCTCTTTATCATCACTTAGAGAATTGACTTTAAACAGCTGCCATAGACTCCAAAGTTTGCCTAAGCTTCCACAGCAATTAATCCAGCTCCAAGTTCAGAACTGTACATTATTGGAATCTACGGAATTATCTTGGTACATTCCGCCAATAAAACTGTCTGAATATGTTAAATACTTAGAAATGATTTATGGAAAGCTTAttactttcaaattttattacGGTAATTGCGTAAATTTGGATGAGAATTCACGTTCAAGCATTCTATCAGAGGCTCAATTCAGTTTATTACAAGTAGCCATTACTTTTAACTATACA GAAGAGAAGATTTGGGATTCTTATCAATTTTGTATACTTGGAAGTGAAATTCCAGAGTGGTATAGATATGAAAGCCAAGGATCTTCAATGGCCATTGAATTACCGCCTGATTCCTTTAACGTTTTCTTCCTTGGTTTTGCTTTTTCTGCAGTTCTTGATCAATTTAATCTTGATGGATCCCTCACCTTTGAAGTGCAGTGCTGCTTCAAAAATGTGAATGGGGTAAAACAGGATTTGTTTAGCAGTTGTATGCGTTCAACAGCAGGTGGTGTTTATTTTGAACCAGATCACGTGTTCCTCTGGTTTGATGCTAGTCTTGATTCTGGTCTAAGCAATTGGCTCATAGAAACTGGCAACAATGTCATGAACGAGGCGTCATTTGAGTTTCGTGCATTTAATGAATGGGAGAAGAACAAGAAAAACTTAATGGTGAAAAAGTGCGGGGTGCACCTGATTTATTCGCCAGATTATCAGCCCACATGCTAA
- the LOC126669152 gene encoding disease resistance-like protein DSC1 isoform X1: protein MASAKTSYDVFLSFRGADTRGNFTSHLHQKLLDKNIQTFIDDRLDRGEKIESSLINVIEESRISVVVFSKGYASSPWCLDELVKIIECREKMNRIVLPIFYHVDPSDVEQQTGSFGDGFRKLEAENKKDMGKWRNALEEATTLSGWDSKNHRPDSELIEAVVKQILKKIYPTSYSISAELVGIDTQIEQILSLFPNGSDDKPCFAGLWGMGGIGKTTIAEALVSLTSNQFGGCCFLGNVREDSSKFGLNQLKHILLTELLGDGNLNIRMLHVLPTSVLERLKRIKVMIVLDDVNESAQLSSLIGDLKSWLSPGSRVIVTSRDKQVLQFCHKTYKVRQLQYSYALELFSIYAFKQNNHSKDYAELAKQMVKYAQGIPLALKLLGSHLREKSPQQWELVLDKLRHSSNSEIQNFLEISYSELEQETKDIFLDIACFFKGQSITNVKDILEKGSGFRNFDWGVMRLTDKCLLTVGQYGVLDMHDLIQEMGREIAEREGSRLRNSKATCQMLTNNTGNEAVQGIYLDLSETRKVCLHPKAFSRMTNLRLLKFYRENRDTQKFLESGLLKFDQSKYLHSLPDTLSLLHWENYPYKSLPSKFSMENLVELNITGCSITELWDGDQCPQNLKRLYLLGCGQLMKLPNLSSAEKLENISIYYCESLIEIDSSIKFLCNLTDLSLCLCTKLKTLPEIPKGIEWFRLTFCEVEEFPPSTRILDVSGGLDLRGCRNFHKLPEFAGTVSLLNISQTEIEELPSSIISPSSSLIVLRMVQCENIMILPDSICELKHLEELDVSGCKNICKLPPLNGLSSLRKLCLDGTALVEIPNDIVSLSSLRELTLNSCHRLQSLPKLPQQLIQLQVQNCTLLESTELSWYIPPIKLSEYVKYLEMIYGKLITFKFYYGNCVNLDENSRSSILSEAQFSLLQVAITFNYTEEKIWDSYQFCILGSEIPEWYRYESQGSSMAIELPPDSFNVFFLGFAFSAVLDQFNLDGSLTFEVQCCFKNVNGVKQDLFSSCMRSTAGGVYFEPDHVFLWFDASLDSGLSNWLIETGNNVMNEASFEFRAFNEWEKNKKNLMVKKCGVHLIYSPDYQPTC from the exons ATGGCATCTGCTAAAACAAGTTATGATGTTTTTCTTAGTTTTAGAGGAGCTGATACTCGTGGCAATTTCACCAGCCATCTTCATCAGAAACTGCTTGATAAAAATATCCAAACTTTCATTGACGATAGGCTTGATAGAGGCGAAAAGATTGAATCATCCCTCATCAATGTCATCGAAGAGTCTCGAATTTCAGTCGTCGTTTTCTCAAAGGGGTACGCGTCTTCTCCGTGGTGTTTGGATGAGCTGGTCAAGATTATTGAGTGTAGAGAGAAAATGAATAGGATAGTTTTGCCAATTTTCTATCATGTTGATCCGTCTGATGTTGAACAGCAAACTGGGAGTTTCGGTGATGGTTTTAGGAAGCTTGAGGCAGAGAACAAGAAGGACATGGGTAAGTGGAGAAATGCTTTGGAGGAGGCCACCACTTTATCTGGTTGGGATTCCAAGAATCACcg GCCTGATTCTGAATTAATTGAGGCAGTTGTCAAGCAAATCCTGAAGAAAATCTATCCTACCTCCTACAGCATTTCTGCTGAGTTGGTGGGGATTGACACACAAATTGAGCAAATTTTGTCATTATTCCCTAATGGCTCAGATGATAAACCTTGTTTCGCCGGGCTTTGGGGAATGGGTGGTATAGGGAAAACCACCATTGCTGAAGCTCTTGTTAGTCTAACTTCTAACCAATTTGGTGGTTGCTGCTTCCTTGGCAATGTCAGGGAAGATTCATCAAAGTTTGGTTTGAATCAGCtaaaacatattttattaaCGGAGCTTCTAGGAGATGGGAATTTGAATATAAGAATGCTTCATGTACTTCCCACTTCTGTCTTAGAGAGGCTGAAAAGAATTAAAGTAATGATCGTTTTAGATGATGTTAATGAATCAGCCCAATTAAGTAGTTTAATTGGGGATCTTAAGAGCTGGCTTAGTCCAGGTAGTAGAGTCATTGTAACTAGCAGAGACAAACAAGTGCTTCAGTTTTGTCACAAAACTTACAAGGTTAGGCAGCTCCAGTATAGTTATGCTCTTGAGCTATTCAGCATCTATGCCTTTAAGCAGAACAATCATTCGAAGGATTATGCTGAATTGGCAAAACAAATGGTGAAGTATGCTCAAGGTATTCCATTAGCGCTTAAATTGTTGGGTTCTCATCTACGTGAAAAGTCCCCACAACAATGGGAACTTGTATTGGATAAATTGAGACATTCTTCCAATTCTGAAATTCAGAATTTTTTAGAAATAAGCTACAGTGAATTGGAACAAGAGACAAAAGATATATTTCTTGATATTGCATGCTTCTTTAAAGGACAGAGCATAACTAATGTCAAAGACATACTGGAGAAAGGTAGTGGGTTTAGAAATTTTGATTGGGGAGTAATGCGCCTAACCGATAAGTGTCTCTTGACTGTTGGACAGTATGGCGTATTAGATATGCATGATCTTATACAAGAAATGGGTAGAGAAATTGCTGAACGAGAAGGCAGCAGATTGAGAAATTCCAAGGCCACATGCCAGATGTTAACAAATAATACG GGGAATGAAGCAGTTCAAGGCATATATTTGGACTTATCTGAAACAAGAAAGGTTTGTTTGCACCCTAAAGCCTTCTCACGGATGACTAATTTAAGATTGCTGAAATTTTACAGGGAGAATCGGGATACACAAAAATTTCTTGAATCAGGATTGCTTAAATTTGATCAATCAAAATATCTTCATTCTCTTCCTGACACGCTAAGTTTGCTACATTGGGAAAACTATCCTTACAAGTCTTTGCCATCAAAATTTTCTATGGAAAACCTTGTTGAGCTTAATATAACAGGGTGCAGTATCACCGAACTTTGGGATGGAGACCAG TGTCCTCAAAATTTGAAAAGGTTATATCTTCTGGGATGCGGACAGCTAATGAAACTCCCAAATCTCTCTTCGGCTGAAAAACTGGAAAATATATCCATTTATTACTGTGAAAGTTTGATTGAGATTGACTCCTCTATAAAGTTCCTTTGCAACCTCACTGATCTCAGTCTATGTCTCTGCACGAAGCTGAAGACTCTTCCAGAGATTCCGAAAGGCATAGAATGGTTCCGTCTAACTTTTTGTGAGGTGGAAGAGTTTCCCCCATCTACTCGAATTCTGGATGTTAGTGGAGGCCTCGATCTCAGGGGCTGTAGGAATTTTCACAAGTTGCCAGAGTTCGCAGGAACTGTTTCACTTTTAAATATCAGTCAGACTGAAATAGAAGAATTGCCCTCATCAATCATATCTCCATCATCATCACTTATTGTGTTGAGAATGGTGCAATGTGAAAATATCATGATTCTCCCAGACAGCATTTGTGAGCTGAAGCACCTTGAGGAGCTTGATGTCAGTGGCTgcaaaaatatttgtaaattgccTCCGTTGAATGGTTTGAGCTCCTTAAGAAAGCTATGTCTAGATGGAACTGCGCTTGTAGAAATCCCCAATGACATTGTCTCTTTATCATCACTTAGAGAATTGACTTTAAACAGCTGCCATAGACTCCAAAGTTTGCCTAAGCTTCCACAGCAATTAATCCAGCTCCAAGTTCAGAACTGTACATTATTGGAATCTACGGAATTATCTTGGTACATTCCGCCAATAAAACTGTCTGAATATGTTAAATACTTAGAAATGATTTATGGAAAGCTTAttactttcaaattttattacGGTAATTGCGTAAATTTGGATGAGAATTCACGTTCAAGCATTCTATCAGAGGCTCAATTCAGTTTATTACAAGTAGCCATTACTTTTAACTATACA GAAGAGAAGATTTGGGATTCTTATCAATTTTGTATACTTGGAAGTGAAATTCCAGAGTGGTATAGATATGAAAGCCAAGGATCTTCAATGGCCATTGAATTACCGCCTGATTCCTTTAACGTTTTCTTCCTTGGTTTTGCTTTTTCTGCAGTTCTTGATCAATTTAATCTTGATGGATCCCTCACCTTTGAAGTGCAGTGCTGCTTCAAAAATGTGAATGGGGTAAAACAGGATTTGTTTAGCAGTTGTATGCGTTCAACAGCAGGTGGTGTTTATTTTGAACCAGATCACGTGTTCCTCTGGTTTGATGCTAGTCTTGATTCTGGTCTAAGCAATTGGCTCATAGAAACTGGCAACAATGTCATGAACGAGGCGTCATTTGAGTTTCGTGCATTTAATGAATGGGAGAAGAACAAGAAAAACTTAATGGTGAAAAAGTGCGGGGTGCACCTGATTTATTCGCCAGATTATCAGCCCACATGCTAA